One Methylomarinovum tepidoasis DNA window includes the following coding sequences:
- a CDS encoding rhodanese-like domain-containing protein — MRFVCLLLLFLLAACGGPAVAPRDLARALEGGQAPLVLDVRSEGEYRSSHIPGAVHVPFTEVAEKTPPEVLRRCHNEPVVVTCEHGPRATYAASKLRDLGCREVLLLEGHMARWRRLGLPTTTGAP, encoded by the coding sequence ATGCGTTTTGTCTGTCTGCTGTTGCTTTTCCTGCTGGCCGCCTGCGGCGGCCCCGCCGTCGCCCCCCGCGATCTGGCCCGGGCCCTGGAGGGCGGGCAGGCACCTCTGGTGCTCGATGTCCGCTCCGAGGGGGAATACCGCAGCAGCCACATTCCCGGTGCCGTTCACGTCCCTTTCACCGAGGTGGCCGAGAAGACCCCGCCCGAAGTGCTGCGACGCTGCCACAACGAGCCGGTGGTGGTGACCTGCGAGCACGGACCGCGGGCGACGTACGCGGCCTCCAAACTGCGGGACCTGGGCTGCCGGGAGGTGCTGTTGCTGGAAGGGCACATGGCCCGTTGGCGCAGGTTGGGACTGCCGACGACCACCGGGGCGCCATGA
- a CDS encoding beta-ketoacyl-ACP synthase — MRPVAITTWQVLGAAGAGRQALLAAILANKPCLRPIHLLPLPFPTLVGEYPDPLPPLPPELARYECRNARLARAALEQDGFRHRIAAALDRYGAVRVGLVLGTSTSGIYDSEAAYRHFVAHGEMPADFDFIHRHAVHATAEAMARDLGLAGPVLAVSTACSSSAKALGTARRLLLTDICDAVLVAGVDTLCSLTLFGFHSLGLVAEAACRPLDADRCGINIGEAAALLLLEKAAKANRACPRLLAVGESSDAHHMAAPDPEGRGAEAAMAAALAGLEPARVDYVKLHATATPLNDLAEAKAVERLFGDRVPCGGLKGLLGHTLGASGALETVALLEALEHGWLPGTCGLETPDPACRLNLQRHPRRQQAGRVLGNAFGFGGSNASVLLGWEADAVTEPVSVTGIGVRAAVVCAPENDWSVSLNVETASPDPKRIPAVIRRRTGEATRLALCAGLLACERAGVDPRELPAVFASVGGEMQVTDRLLVELAKPDGCVSPTAFHNSVHNAAAGYWSIATGSRQPTTALGAGEATFAMAWLEAWTRLLTEAERVLLVCYEERWPPHLQPGMGRYPVALAWVLERGGRIGPPEQTRAALPADLQPLVASSPVLAGLALVRALENGNRQTVPLGSGWSVELQ, encoded by the coding sequence ATGAGGCCGGTCGCCATCACCACCTGGCAGGTTTTGGGCGCCGCCGGTGCCGGACGGCAGGCGCTGCTGGCTGCCATTTTGGCCAACAAGCCCTGTCTGCGGCCGATCCACCTGCTGCCGCTGCCGTTTCCCACCCTGGTGGGGGAGTATCCCGACCCGCTGCCGCCCCTGCCGCCGGAACTGGCGCGCTACGAGTGCCGCAACGCGCGTCTGGCCCGGGCCGCCCTGGAACAGGACGGTTTCCGCCACCGGATCGCGGCCGCCCTGGACCGTTACGGCGCGGTACGGGTCGGGCTGGTGCTGGGGACCAGCACCTCGGGCATCTACGATTCCGAGGCCGCCTACCGCCATTTCGTCGCCCATGGGGAAATGCCGGCAGACTTCGATTTCATCCACCGCCACGCGGTCCACGCCACTGCCGAGGCCATGGCCCGGGACCTGGGTCTCGCCGGCCCGGTGCTGGCGGTTTCCACCGCCTGTTCCTCAAGCGCCAAGGCTCTGGGTACGGCCCGGCGACTGCTGCTGACCGATATCTGTGACGCGGTGCTGGTGGCCGGGGTGGACACCCTGTGCAGCCTGACCCTGTTCGGTTTCCACAGCCTCGGTCTGGTGGCCGAGGCCGCCTGCCGGCCGCTGGACGCCGACCGCTGCGGTATCAACATCGGTGAGGCCGCGGCCCTGCTGCTGCTGGAGAAGGCCGCCAAGGCGAACCGGGCCTGTCCCCGGCTGCTGGCGGTGGGCGAATCCTCCGACGCCCACCACATGGCCGCCCCGGACCCGGAAGGCCGCGGCGCCGAGGCGGCGATGGCGGCGGCCCTGGCTGGGCTGGAGCCGGCGCGGGTCGACTATGTCAAGCTCCACGCCACCGCCACCCCCCTCAACGATCTGGCCGAGGCCAAGGCGGTCGAACGCCTGTTCGGCGACCGGGTGCCCTGTGGCGGCCTCAAGGGCCTTTTGGGACACACCCTGGGCGCCTCGGGGGCGTTGGAAACGGTGGCCCTGCTGGAAGCCCTGGAACACGGCTGGCTGCCGGGCACCTGCGGGCTGGAAACCCCCGATCCGGCCTGCCGTCTGAACCTGCAACGCCACCCCCGACGGCAGCAGGCGGGACGGGTGCTGGGCAACGCCTTCGGCTTCGGCGGCAGCAACGCCAGCGTGCTGCTGGGATGGGAAGCCGACGCCGTCACCGAACCGGTGTCTGTGACCGGGATCGGCGTGCGGGCGGCGGTGGTTTGTGCCCCCGAGAACGACTGGAGCGTCTCCCTGAATGTCGAGACGGCTTCGCCGGATCCAAAACGGATTCCCGCCGTCATCCGCCGCCGTACCGGCGAAGCGACCCGGCTGGCGCTGTGCGCTGGGCTTCTGGCCTGCGAACGCGCCGGGGTCGATCCCCGGGAACTGCCGGCGGTATTCGCCAGCGTCGGCGGCGAGATGCAGGTCACCGACCGCCTGCTCGTCGAACTGGCCAAACCCGACGGCTGCGTCTCGCCCACCGCCTTTCACAATTCGGTCCACAACGCCGCCGCCGGCTACTGGAGCATCGCCACCGGCAGCCGTCAGCCCACCACCGCCCTGGGAGCGGGGGAGGCCACTTTCGCCATGGCCTGGCTGGAGGCCTGGACCCGGCTGCTGACCGAGGCCGAACGGGTGCTGCTGGTGTGCTACGAGGAACGCTGGCCGCCGCATCTGCAGCCGGGCATGGGACGCTATCCGGTCGCTCTGGCCTGGGTGCTGGAACGGGGCGGGCGGATCGGCCCGCCGGAGCAGACCAGGGCGGCATTGCCGGCGGATTTGCAGCCGCTGGTAGCTTCCTCACCGGTGCTGGCGGGGCTGGCGTTGGTCCGGGCCCTGGAGAACGGAAACCGGCAAACCGTACCTTTGGGTAGCGGATGGAGCGTGGAACTGCAATGA